The Onychomys torridus chromosome 9, mOncTor1.1, whole genome shotgun sequence genomic sequence GGTTGCCAGCAGGGGGAAGCAGAGTTTTCAAGCTGAGCCAGGGCTGTTGAGTGAATGGAGGTCATGGCTGAGTCTCTCCTTGGAAGACTTGGGTTGGAAAAGGAATCAGCCTGGCCTAGGTGGGAAGGATGAGCATCAGGTGACTGGCAGGCTAAGTCTACCTGGCCTAAGATGTAGAGGAGAGTCCAAGTGTTTGGAACTTAAAGCTAGAAGAGTAAAAGGCTGGTTTAATGAGGGTTGGGGAGGTGAGGCTGGAACAGAAACAATTGGTGGGTAGAGGAAGTCATATGGAAAATAATGGAAGGCCAACAAGGGGTACAGAAGTTGCCTGAGATCAGTGCTTGGCTGAGAAGTTTGACTTAGGTGAGCCTGTGGCCACCAGAGGCATGTCTCAGCCTCCTAGACTGCAGACAGTTTAGGTGGTGAGAGCCACCTccctgctggagagatgggaggtCCTGGAAACAGGAAACTGAATCCCAAGGCTAATCCAAATCTAAATTCACAGAATCCAATCTCCCTTCACCCCAGTGCCTTGTTCAATTCTCCGGCAAATGTGGGGACTTGATGAAGGTGGTTTAGAAATGGTAGGGATTTCCTGGTCTCTAGGAGGTTCATTTGTGGAGGGCTAAGTATGAAAAGGAATGACTGAGTGTAGACTCCTGATTGTGTTGTGAGAAAGCCAACCTTGAAGAGCTGGGTATTAAATTATGCATGTAGTTGGCTATtgtgtcacatacctttaatctcatcccttgggaagcagatgcagcagatctctgtgagtttaaggccaggttGGACTACACAGTAAAGTCCAGGCCAGCGAGAGCtgtatagtgagatcctatctcaaaaataaaaacaaacaaacaacccactcACACTGTTCATGTATGGGTGATGAATATGTGGAATTGTCTAACCTGAAGTTccaggtggggaggggctggggaagaaggagggagaaaaccCCAGAACAGACAGGAGAGTCTGCCTGGACCACCGAGGTGCACATGAGAGTGGTTCAAACAATAAAGGATGCCAGCTGTATTCACCGGGGAGATCAATTTATTATGAGTTTTCACCTTTGCTGCCCACTCCATGTGGTTCCTGCCAGTGTCCAGACAAGCTGGTAGGCACAGCTGGTTTaccacctgttagaatggcttcATGCTGCTTCTTATCCACGGGAGGAAGGACACAAGCTTAGTGAAGATTCCTGGAGCAATGGTCTTGGTTTTTACATAGGATAAAATTCCATAAGCTCTGTTGTCACACACGAGGGGTCCCCCAGAGTCACCctgtgggaagggaaaggaagaactgAGCTTGGTTCCCTGACTGCTGTCTGTACCTCTTCCTGGGAAGGTTAACTGTTAGATCAGATCCAGGAAGGTTTTCAAACTCCCTCAGGAGCAGGGCTACAAGGGATACTCGACTTTTTCTTCTAGCTCAGTCCAAGGCTCTCCCTGAAGTCCTCAGGGACACATTGGAATAATTTATGGTGCTTTGGGATGGTGGATGTTTCCCAACTTCCACAATTTCTAACCCACAGAGGGACTCAAAGCTGCACTTTTGGGATGTCTCTGCTCTGATCTGGGGATGAGCTTGGCCATTCTCACACCCAGGTCTCCCAAAGGTTCCTTTCTCCCTGCATTTTGCCTGTTAAATGCTTGACCCCCACCTTGAAAGCAGCCTGTATTTCCTTTGGGTCTCCAGCACAAATCTGAATGGTCTTGATATAGCGGTGGAAGCGGAGTTTGCATTTCTGGTCGTCCTGGATGATCAATACAGCCTCTTGTAGGGAGGCAGCTACTTCAGTGTCACTGAGTGATGTTCCCCCCCAGCCAGCTAGGCGGCACACATACCCTGGCTTCAACTGGGCATTGGCCTTGGGCAGCCTGAGTGGCCTCACAGCTTTAGTCCTCTTGGCCCTCATCTCTAGCTGTTAGGGAAGAGAAGAGACCAGCTCAGCCAGGAGCCTGATGATCTCGGACACTGACACCCAGGatgacagggagggaaggagcaggATGAGAACAGGAGGTGGGGCAAGACTTGCATCAAGCAGAGCAGAGGCACCAGGGGTGGGTGAGGGGTGGGTGGAGGTGCGTGGATGGGGGTGACAGGTCTCACCTTCAAGAGCATGATGTCACTGGACCAGTCCTTTTCGTTATAGTCTGGGTGTGGGATGGCTTTTGCCACAGGGATGATCTGCTGGGTGTCCTCCTTTGTCTCGATGTTGTGGGCCCCCAGAGTGACTTTCATTGAGCTGCAGAGAGCAGAGTGGAGATGAGAGATGTAGAGTGAGAGAGGACACAGTCCAGGAGGTTTGACCTGCTGCTCTTTGCTTCTCAAGAACTTAGAGTCCTGGAGTTTCCCTCTTGCTTCTGGAAATATTCCAAAGTTTTCCCTG encodes the following:
- the LOC118590735 gene encoding granzyme F-like; this encodes MPPILILLTFLLTLGAGGEEIIGGHEAKPHSHPYMAYVTFLQDGKNRFCGGFLVKDNFVLTAAHCLGSSMKVTLGAHNIETKEDTQQIIPVAKAIPHPDYNEKDWSSDIMLLKLEMRAKRTKAVRPLRLPKANAQLKPGYVCRLAGWGGTSLSDTEVAASLQEAVLIIQDDQKCKLRFHRYIKTIQICAGDPKEIQAAFKGDSGGPLVCDNRAYGILSYVKTKTIAPGIFTKLVSFLPWIRSSMKPF